GAACCGGTGCCCTTCTCAGCCTTAACTCTACCCCGCCTGCAAAACTCTAGAAGCGAAATAAaatcacactgcccaaactctGCCAGGTACAGTGGTGGGCTGTTTTGCCTCCCATCCTCAAGCAGTTTCCTTCCCTTAGAAGCTCCTGAAACAATAAATAATTGCTGAAAACTCTAGGCCCTCCCCATTCTGGTTACGTCCCCAGTTCTCTGCTTGCGGGAGCAAGCTGTGATCCCTGACTGATGGGAAATTGCCCGTTCCTCTTCTGAGAGAGGTTGGTGTTGTAGTTAAGGCTAGAAGTGggaggccctgagttctagttccgcctgaggcagaaagccagctgggtgaccttgggccaatccctctctctcagcccaagagccaatcaggcgtggtatgagagttctagtcccaccttaggcacaaagccagctgggtgaccctgggccagtcactctctctcagccctaagaaggaggcagtggcaaaccacttctgaaaaaccctgccaagaaaactgcagggactagtccgggCAGTccccgagaatcggacatgattgaacagattaaaaaaaaaacctgagaccTCTTAGCAGAAAACCCCAAATTCCATGGCACTAGAACAAATTGCTCCATTAGAAACCTGGGTTTTATTGTGTTGCTTCTTGCCAAAAGTAAAAaagagtgttttatttttaaaagtcattccttttctttccaatcTCTCTTTTTTAGGGCCGATTACTGGAAGTCTCAGCCCAAGAAATTCTGTGATTATTGCAAGTGCTGGATAGCAGACAACAAACCAGTATGATAGACATCTTACTATATTCTTAAACAAATCTTTCTGGAATTTGGATTGTAAAGTTTTAGATTTAAGTTTAATCAGGAGGTCAATCCAGCCTTAGAAAGCCGTTGACATGGTGCTTGTTTCCTAGCCTTTTCCTGTGGCTAAATAAATGTAGGCAGTCTAAGCTAATGCCCACACATTTAGTACTTAATGCCTTCAGGTTTAGTTGGATCTGGATTCTTAGGGTTGAATGTGGAACTCTTCTCATTTTTTCGGATTTCACCTCTAGTTAAGAGCTGAACGCTCCTCATACAAGGTTATACTGGTTTAGGGCACCTCTCTAAATCACCTAAAATGCCTGCATGAATAAAATGTCATTGATTTGATTGCCTTTGAAACAATTCTTGGGCAGGTTCTTTGAGAGAATAGCCATTCTTCAAACAgctatttggcaaggcaagattGAAATATCTCCTGCCCTTCTCCTTAACTGTAGGCCTCTGGTAGATGTGCCTAGCATTAATATTTATGCACAGTTGTAAATGGGTTCcatccaatttatttttctgtagttcaggaatgttgtaaaccgcccagagtctgcCAATGGGAGTTCAGggattgttgtaaacctcccagagtcccccaatgggaggagatgggcggggacaaattggatggatggatggataaaaaatgaatgaatgaatgaatgaatgtctctTCTCTTTTTACAGAGCATTGATTTCCATGAAAGAGGAAAGAACCATAAGGAAAATGTGGCAAAGAAAATTAGTGAGGTAATTCAAAGTGACCTCCTTGAACCtaaatagattattttaaaatcctgttaTCATCGATCCTGCTTACTCCTCTTTTAATtgtagattaaaaagaaaagcttggaaaaggcaaaagaagaagaaaaaatggcaaaGGAGTTTGCAGCAATGGAGGAAGCTGCCACAAAGGCTTACCAAGAAGATTTGAAAAGGCTCGGAATTAAGGCAGGTACGATGCAAGACGATCAAAAAGAAGGACCATCTTGCCAAACTTTGGCTCTTTCCAACAGCTTCACTTGACTATACAGAGTCCGTAAAAATAATAGTATTCTACCACCAGTCTGGTATCATTCGCTGATAGTACCTTTGCTAGCTGTGAAGAGTGACTAACCCTAAAGAAAAGATCCAAGGCTCTAGCAGAACTTGCTTTGTTGAATTTCATTTACACCATGAAGGATACCATTTGGTACACATTGCTAGAGCCTCAAAGTTGTTTTGACTATCCAGTGGTTGCTGAATTGTTTAGCCTCGGGATTCTCCACGGAAGCTCTCAGGTGGGCATTAAAATCTAACACTTCCTGTCTCAGAATCTGTAGGACAGCCTTCAGTAccgaaaaaacaggaagaaaagaaggagaaaaaagaaaagaagaaaaagggaaaacaaaccaGGGGAATTTCATCCAATGGAACAAAGGAATGGGTGCAAGGATTTTCTCCAGAAGGCTACACCTATTATTACAACACGATATCTGGAGGTAAAATTGCAGCGAagctcattttaaaaatcatatatccAGAAACTGTTATGGTTGCCATCCAAACAAAGCACAAAGTGATATTTAGCCACagattcatctttttttctttttacagttgCTATTCATTTTTCCTCTatatcttttaaatatatataattcttgatatgaatgattttttttcctgaatgcagATAGAATTGAagtcttttttatatttctattattattaagaaTCACAGTGGGAGAAACCAGAAGGATTTCGGGAcacctctcagaattcccaaaaGGTAACTGAATGTTTGTTTCTCATtgtgaaaaaactaaaaaaaaagtttcttcatTATCTAAAATTTATTCTCAATTCACTGAAAAATCAGTTTACTTGTATCTGTTTTGAATGGATGTGATTAAGAACAGGATTATCTAGGAACACATTTATTAGCCAGAAGTCTCTACTTTACATAGGTTAATTTAACAGCATAATTTCCAGTATATATGGTGACCACTATATTGGATTCTGCAAtagttgtatttttattattgccaAGAAGGAAGCAAGCTTAGAGTGGATAAGTTATgatcttcagttttaaaaaattaaattaaaaaaatgacaattttaCTTGATTACCTTCCTCCAATATGTGAATAAGATTTTAATTAACCTTTATTGCTTGGTTCTTTTAgctttcctctttgttttttaGGTAGCAGTCTGGATAGAGGGAACGAGTGATGCTGGTCGCACCTATTATTATAATAAGGAAACTGGAGGTAGGAGGTTTTATTCTGGCTGCTACTCAAGCCATAAAGCCAAATCTATTAGACaaggaatatttttcttttgatgAAATAGGAGAGGCAATAAACACGTTTGGAATTTGGAGAATTTGTCTGGGTGGCCAGTTAGTCCTCCCATCCCCAGAAAAGATTTACAGGAATGTTTACCTGTGCCCATATTCTGGGCAGGTGGACACACTGGGCGGCAGCTAACCACCAAGTAAGCTATGTGGACCCAGAGGCATTATTGTAACCATGACGATAATGGTGGAAGTTcccactttgctttgcagcatgtatAAAGGAAAAACCATCTTTGAAAtcaagctcaacttctggtgacctCATGCAATTTCCACACCATTGTTGCAAAAGTGATTTGCCCGCCcacctgcccttccttccttccttccttccttccttccttccttccttccttccttccttccttccttccttccttccttccttccttccttccttccttccttccttccttccttccttccttccttccttccttccttccttccttccttccttccttccttccttccttccttccttccttccttccttccttccttccttccttccttccttccttccttccttccttccttccttccttccttcctgtcttccttcagatttcagcttcccagtctggcCTGTAGGTACTCCTATCCAAGTGCTAATCAGGCCCAACATTGCTTAGCTCTCAAGCACGGACAAGATTGGTCAAGCATTCCCACCTgttccttcccatttttaaaaaaaatagcaggaagGCTGCCTGGCACTAACAGAGGTGTTTGCGGTCACTGTGTTGTCCAACCCTAGCATGTGGCTGTGCTGTTGGTTGTTTTTCCAACAAGCCGAGAGAGAACAATCAGCTGCGATACTCAGAATTCATACCTAAAGTTAGATCCAGTGCTGTCCATTTCTTGTGACTTCCCCCTGCATTGCTTGATGCTGATGGCCATAGATAGTTTTTCTATGTAAGACTTTTGTGAGACTTGAAACAGACCTTGGTTCATCACATTTTGGGCATGGAGCTTTGCTTCAAAGTCCGTTGGCACCAAGCCGAAGAGCAAGCTGCTCCTTTTCAGGCTATATAAAGATTACCAACATGACTCCAATTTTTATTGGTCTGTGGCTCTAATAAATATTAACTGAGTGACTCCAAGTTTCTGCCCTTCCCATTCCCAATTCTCCTTCAAACATTTCTTATAACTTAGCCTTGACACAAGCATATCTGTCCATTTTCCCAGGCCTCTTAAATACGCAGTTTTAAATCCTTATATCTGGCATGATGACACTTCTTACTTTTAGATGTTGCTGTTgcatttttattgcattgtttacTTCATAAATTGAGGCCATGTTTTTAAAAGGTGGTGTACAACTACATAAAATAACAGAAGTCCATCCTTGATTTTTGATTGGGGCCAGCAGTTTTAACTGGGGTCTGAGTGTACCTGTTATGCTAGTGAAGTGTGAAACAAACATTTGTTTAATCTTACTAATTTGATCCCACTGACATAAATGTTAGGGCCTTTATGTGTTGGACTCTTATTTCTGATGCTTCAGATTTTCAGAAGGCTAATTTCCAGACTGTTCACATATAACAATTGTTTGATGTTGCCTAGTATCAACATGGGAGAAGCCTGAAGGTTTCATATGTCCTTCAATAAAGAATAACCCAGATGAGAACCATTCTGAAGAGGTCCGAGAAATGGGTGCAGAAGAAGCCGAATCAGATGCTGGAAAGGGAGGCAGCAAAAATGAATTGCAAAAGCCAAAACAAGCTCTCCAGGTAATAAATATTAATGCAGTTTTAATACATTTCTTAGATTAATTAGATTGGCCATCTATGACTATTTCCAAGTAATATTGCTCACTTCTTTAGACCTTGCTTCAGATAAAGTTCAGCCCTTGTTTAATAGAgaattttttcattatttgaccAGTATCAGGATGCTCTAAAATTCCCAGACAATGTTTGTTCTTTCAGGAATTACCTTTGGGAAGAAAATGTCATATTTAATTAGGAAATTCATAATTCAAAATTAATTACTTGGAGTAGATTAATGAAAACATATTTCATTGATGTCAGCCTAACAAATAGAACAGAATATGAAACAAagccatgtaggtcaggactacttttattgtaacagctacagtaacagaattttgcaagtctgaatgtgcttcccactCCCTCACTTTgttttcatgtgaactagggagggactcgtctgagatgttttcttgaggtttttttttttcttggcctgggctcaggctTCATTtaccagctcttcctcctgtccttcaagggcATTCCCTGTTCCCTCTGCACTTGAATGATGCCAAGATACACTCAAATAGCCTATCCCTATTAAGGATATGTATAGCTAAGGCCATTTGTTCCACACATTTTAATATTGTATCAAGCTGTTAGACTTCCCATAAGTATTTTGTTTAAAGGagtgtattgtattgtattgtattgtattgtattgtattgtattgtattgtattgtattgtattgtattgtattgtattgtattgtattgtattgttctgCAGTTGGGTCAACTTAAAGGAAGAtcgatctacctacctacctacctacctacctacctatctatctatctatctatctatctatctatctatctatctatctatctatcattatatTGCAATTAGAGGCATAAAGGCATGCAGCATAGTTATAGTCCAAAGTTATCATTTGTATAGTTAATAGCTGTTACTGACATAGTCCAAATTACATCTGTAAAATTAGGAAGAAAAGCTTGAGTAAACTCAAGGTGATGGTTGAAAATGGTTGATTTTCTTATTTCCCAGACTGTATGCTTACTGAATATAAAAATCTTAATATATTAACTTTGGGCTCCTttgttttttcaaagaaaataatacTGTTGTTATAACATCACTACGTGACGAGATGTCCCCTCTCTTGTTTCTCAGAGGAAAACagacagtgatgaagaagtagaagaaaagCCTCACAGACCCAAAAAGATTAGCCCTTATGGAGAATGGCAAGAGGTGAAACAAGATAAGATTGACCGTGAGAAGAGCCCATCTGTTCCACAAGAAACATCACAGGCATCATCTCAAAAGGCCACGCCTTATGGCAAATGGGAGGAAATCACTGAAGAAGATCCATAGTAAGACCTACTTACATACCTGGAAGTGCTTGGCAGTGACAGCTAGATTTGGCCAGAATGACACTGATTATCCAATGtccaaattaatttattttatatcttgctGGTTTAGAGTAAtggttaatagctgtagtatgaTCTGATATGGTTGAAGATGTTGGTTCTCTAAGGAACTTGCTCAATAAGTACCGGGGGACACCGTGCATTTGTGTCATATTTGTATAATACAGACCTGCCTGAACAGATACTTACTGCAATAAGATATGACATACATTATAAACAGGGTCATATACATTTGTAATGGGAGGTGAAATTAAAACAGGTTTGGGAATTCTTGGTAATAGTAGGACACTAGGTTGAGGAAACAGGTTGTACACACTTAAATACCTTACTTCAAACCTAGTCTCCAGAGTAGTTTACTATTAGCAAGATTTGACATCAAACTGAACTTAATTTCACTTTAAACAAACTATACCGTTCCAAgcaaattctgattttatttttttaacaagtaAACCTGTTCCTTTTCAtcgatttcttttttttttacctacacGTTTTGCTTGTGTGTGATATTTAGAGATACATTTTCTGTTTTAGAGAAGGGGATCAGCAGAATGAAGGAAAAGCAAATCGAGTTCTCGCTTTATGCACAATTGTAGATACACATAGGATCTCATTCTTGTAGCTCGGTGAGAATCTTTGTATGTGGGAAGATAAGACCTTTCTTACTGCACTTAGCCTATTCAGGATGGCGAATTTGCCAAAAATTCCTCCTCCTGTCTTATATGTGCCATTATTAATAGCTAGAGTTGTGCTACTTCTCTATCTGCAGGTTGTAGATTTTGTGAAATTTACTTTCGCTGGTCACAGCGTTCTTACTTTTTAAGGAAAAGATATGTTGAGTTGAAATATGTTTATGCCTGGC
The Candoia aspera isolate rCanAsp1 chromosome 5, rCanAsp1.hap2, whole genome shotgun sequence genome window above contains:
- the WBP4 gene encoding WW domain-binding protein 4 isoform X2; translated protein: MADYWKSQPKKFCDYCKCWIADNKPSIDFHERGKNHKENVAKKISEIKKKSLEKAKEEEKMAKEFAAMEEAATKAYQEDLKRLGIKAESVGQPSVPKKQEEKKEKKEKKKKGKQTRGISSNGTKEWVQGFSPEGYTYYYNTISGESQWEKPEGFRDTSQNSQKVAVWIEGTSDAGRTYYYNKETGVSTWEKPEGFICPSIKNNPDENHSEEVREMGAEEAESDAGKGGSKNELQKPKQALQRKTDSDEEVEEKPHRPKKISPYGEWQEVKQDKIDREKSPSVPQETSQASSQKATPYGKWEEITEEDPYENVDLELPSAEGDNLPAPALEVPEDAKVIFKEKTVTSLGDSSEGTSVFKKRKFENGKARNIRQRLNDH